A region of Vicugna pacos chromosome 7, VicPac4, whole genome shotgun sequence DNA encodes the following proteins:
- the SPAM1 gene encoding hyaluronidase PH-20 produces the protein MMEELRLQPISLRSFVGSNGAPQAVFTFLLIPCCLTRDFRSPPLIPNTPFLWAWNAPTELCDRFKVPPDLRLFSLVGSPRKGVRGQPIALFYADRLGYYPHIDEVTGENMHGGIPQKGSLERHLDKAIKDISYYIQVDNVGLAVIDWENWRPTWERNWKPKDIYKNQSIELVRQQNTTLSDSEAAKVAKVEFEKAGKSFMLETLKVGKLHRPNYLWGYYLFPDCYNHNYNQPTYDGSCPEIEKRRNAALDWLWKESTALFPSIYLTNKLKSSLRGALFARNRIQEAIRMSKAAKAGSPLPVFVYARPVFTDVSLKYLSQDDLVHTVGESVALGVSGIIMWGSANLSLSMQSCMDLNNYMKKTLNPYIVNVTLAAKMCSQVLCQKQGVCARKHWNSSDYLHLNPMNFAIQTGKDGKYMVHGKPTIEDLQQFSEKFYCSCYPSTRCKETANVTNIHTIHVCIAKDVCIDALLNSGCSPMWK, from the exons ATGATGGAGGAATTAAGGCTCCAGCCCATCTCCTTAAGGAGTTTTGTTGGGTCCAATGGCGCACCCCAGGCAGTGTTCACCTTCCTTCTGATTCCATGTTGTTTGACTCGGGACTTCAGATCACCCCCTCTTATTCCAAATACCCCTTTCCTCTGGGCCTGGAATGCCCCAACTGAACTTTGTGATAGATTTAAGGTGCCTCCAGATCTGAGACTCTTCTCTTTGGTGGGAAGCCCCCGGAAAGGTGTCAGAGGACAACCTATTGCATTATTTTATGCTGATAGACTTGGCTACTATCCTCACATAGATGAAGTAACAGGCGAAAATATGCATGGAGGAATCCCCCAGAAGGGATCCTTAGAAAGGCATTTGGACAAAGCTATAAAGGACATTTCCTATTACATTCAAGTCGATAACGTGGGCTTGGCTGTCATTGACTGGGAAAACTGGAGGCCTACCTGGGAGAGAAACTGGAAACCGAAAGATATTTACAAGAATCAGTCTATTGAGCTAGTTCGGCAACAAAATACAACACTTTCTGACTCAGAGGCTGCCAAAGTAGCCAAAGTAGAGTTTGAAAAGGCAGGAAAGAGTTTCATGCTAGAGACTTTAAAGGTGGGAAAACTACATCGGCCAAATTACTTATGGGGTTAttatctttttcctgattgttacaATCATAATTATAACCAACCTACTTACGATGGAAGTTGCcctgaaatagaaaaaagaagaaatgctgcGCTTGACTGGTTGTGGAAAGAAAGCACTGCCCTTTTCCCATCTATTTATTTGACCAACAAGTTAAAGTCTTCTCTACGGGGTGCACTCTTTGCTCGTAATCGTATCCAGGAAGCCATTAGGATGTCTAAAGCAGCCAAAGCTGGAAGTCCACTTCCAGTGTTTGTATATGCCCGTCCAGTTTTTACTGATGTGTCTCTGAAATACCTCTCTCAG GATGACCTTGTGCATACAGTTGGTGAAAGTGTTGCTCTAGGCGTCTCTGGAATTATAATGTGGGGAAGCGCCAATTTAAGCCTAAGTATG CAATCTTGCATGGACCTAAACAATTACATGAAGAAGACACTGAATCCTTACATAGTCAATGTCACCCTAGCAGCCAAAATGTGTAGCCAGGTGCTTTGCCAGAAACAAGGAGTGTGTGCAAGGAAACACTGGAATTCAAGTGACTATCTTCACCTGAACCCAATGAATTTTGCTATTCAAACTGGGAAAGATGGAAAATACATGGTACATGGGAAGCCCACAATTGAAGACCTGCAACAATTCTCTGAAAAATTTTATTGCAGTTGTTATCCCAGCACCCGTTGTAAGGAGACAGCTAATGTAACAAACATTCATACCATTCATGTGTGTATTGCCAAAGATGTTTGTATAGATGCCCTTCTAAACTCAGGTTGTTCTCCTATGTGGAAATAA